One Luoshenia tenuis DNA window includes the following coding sequences:
- the pyrE gene encoding orotate phosphoribosyltransferase → MLTQEKKAFIEFMMGADVLRFGSFVTKSGRNTPYFVNTGNYKTGLQSSKLGEFYAAAIHDAIGGEFDAMFGPAYKGIPLATAAAGALARNYGIDKPFFFNRKEVKDHGEGGAIVGYKPVDGDRVIIIEDVITAGTAIRETMPILTGCADVQVRDMFISVNRCEVGATPGKTAVMEVGEAFGIRVHALVTVQDIYEYLKQQGGYDEVLPAMARYMEQYCIFE, encoded by the coding sequence ATGCTGACGCAGGAGAAAAAGGCGTTTATCGAGTTTATGATGGGGGCGGATGTGCTGCGCTTTGGCAGTTTTGTGACCAAGAGCGGCCGCAATACCCCTTACTTTGTCAATACGGGCAATTATAAAACGGGGCTGCAAAGCTCAAAGCTGGGCGAGTTTTACGCCGCCGCCATTCATGATGCTATCGGCGGGGAGTTTGATGCGATGTTTGGCCCCGCGTACAAAGGCATTCCCCTGGCGACTGCCGCCGCCGGCGCGCTGGCACGCAATTACGGCATCGATAAGCCCTTCTTCTTTAACCGCAAAGAGGTCAAAGACCACGGCGAGGGCGGCGCCATTGTAGGCTATAAGCCGGTGGATGGGGACCGGGTGATCATCATCGAGGATGTGATCACGGCCGGCACCGCCATCCGTGAGACTATGCCCATCCTGACCGGGTGCGCGGATGTGCAGGTAAGGGATATGTTCATCTCGGTCAACCGTTGCGAGGTGGGGGCTACCCCGGGCAAAACGGCGGTGATGGAGGTAGGCGAGGCGTTTGGCATCAGGGTACACGCGCTGGTCACGGTGCAGGATATCTATGAATATCTTAAGCAGCAGGGCGGCTATGACGAGGTGCTGCCGGCCATGGCACGGTATATGGAGCAGTACTGCATCTTTGAATAA
- a CDS encoding DUF5714 domain-containing protein: MNEREHEMDERFAQIKRECLKSASKDPVALLIELMKKDYIAIHGPEHHVLDGACLLTALHNAGMDFDLEAALDEMIERGSKMPGATCGQWGVCGSAASMGAALSIIHGTGPLSGGQYYKDNLRLASQALDKIADIGGPRCCKRNAYLSILTAIDFVSRQYGITLPKGDIACTFSKQNRQCIGASCPFFKG, encoded by the coding sequence ATGAATGAGAGGGAGCATGAAATGGACGAGCGCTTTGCACAGATAAAAAGGGAATGCCTAAAGTCGGCATCCAAAGACCCGGTGGCGCTGCTGATTGAATTGATGAAAAAGGACTATATCGCCATCCATGGGCCGGAGCATCACGTGCTCGATGGGGCCTGCTTGCTTACCGCGCTGCATAATGCGGGCATGGATTTTGACCTTGAAGCGGCCTTGGATGAAATGATCGAAAGGGGCAGTAAAATGCCGGGGGCGACCTGCGGACAATGGGGCGTTTGTGGTTCGGCCGCCTCGATGGGGGCGGCGCTATCCATCATCCATGGCACAGGGCCGCTTTCAGGTGGACAATACTATAAAGACAATCTGCGCCTCGCCTCGCAGGCCTTGGACAAGATAGCGGACATTGGAGGTCCCAGGTGCTGCAAGCGGAATGCGTACCTATCGATCCTCACCGCCATAGATTTTGTATCCCGCCAATATGGTATAACGCTCCCCAAAGGGGATATTGCGTGTACGTTTTCAAAACAAAACCGCCAGTGCATCGGCGCGAGCTGTCCCTTTTTTAAGGGATAA